A segment of the Aedes aegypti strain LVP_AGWG unplaced genomic scaffold, AaegL5.0 Primary Assembly AGWG_AaegL5_hic_scaff_1115_PBJ_arrow, whole genome shotgun sequence genome:
TCTGGTTTTATTCTACTCAGATCACTGCAATGAAACACGGGGGTTAGCACTTGGAAAGacttctaaaattttcaaactcacTACCTCGAACACCGCGGTTATTGGCAGAGCCACACTTCCTAAACGTATTCGAGTCTCCAGGCAAATGATCGAGTGACTGTAATGTCCTCAGATAAGAAACCTCGAAAGATGGATAAGCCGGAAATGCTTCAGCCGAACGAGTACGATAAAGTTGGCTATTCATACTCTCAAGATTGAATCGCATCTCGCTCATGCAGGCTACATCAGATCTTGCCTTCCCACTTTCCCATCAAATCCAAGGACACGAAGTGAAGATGACCTTCGGACTTAGATCCGAGCATCATAGCCGTTAACGACCATTTCTCTCCTTGACCTCGCGAATTCTGTTGCGTAACGATGCCCACAGGTTGCATAACCTCCAGGCGAAGTTCTACTTCTTAAGCATTTCATTAACAGTGCTGTACAAAATGGTATGATTGGTTCGAATTCATTTTTCCTAATTCATTAAATTTAATTCAAGGTTATATATACAAGTTTAAtacacaataataataataataatatatacaAAGTAACGTACGCTAGGCGTACCTGTTACAATGCACTAGAGCAGAATGCTGTCTTTGCCTTTGCGAGGGAGATGCGGCACAAAACATAACAGaggaaaattcaataaaaaaatcagtgccATCGCAACTCCACGAGGCCTGTTAAGTTCGGGCGggtcactcaagagttcttttcaggtgtgagtaaaggtgagcatagcAGCAAGAAAGCATGAgtacgaaaaaaaatcctcgcatttggTTGCACTCTTGCTCGAATCGTTTGAGGAATTGTGTTgtaaattttgagttcaatttttctcctcagaaaaatctcgaaatcgcctcatttttgtatttttgcattttttctgtcAAGCCTGGCCGTTTATcagcacgccagatctcctaattgCACGCTCGAGTGCAATGTTAAACAGTAAAGTCCAAAAGTGCGTCTAATGTGACGAACGAGGTTGACTTGAATTCGAATTATTCAGCGTTGCGCGTATCGCCATTGGAAGTGTCttttaattacgtaagacaattttgacgATTTTGCATTTGAGCATTCAACATCTTCCATGATGATGTGTCCTTTAGAAACCGTTTGGTACGCGCTTCCTACTCTAAAGCACATAATCCTTTACGTGCTTCATAGCCGCTTTAGGTTTACTGTTCGTTCCAAGCGTTTTTGACCAGATTAATCGCTCATACCtaagtatggatagcgccactcCTACCAGGAGCTTAcactaaaacttattattattaaaacCAAAAACTGTTGGACATCATCCACAAAGCTACGCTACCAATAGCCGTCCATGCCTTTCTATAGGCATATTCAACGTCGCAAGTGAAGCTTAGCTAAAGCTAATCATTATCCCACAGATTAACCAGAGATGCATGAATCGCTTGGACTCGATGATGCACTCTCTTTCTGAGATAAGCGTCTCAGTCGTATGGTGGATAGTCCAAGTTTCCTACCTCAGCCATTCTCAACTATGCAAATGTTAAACAGTAAATCTAAAAGTGCGTCTCtttgtttcaatccgtctaatGTGACGAACGAGGTTGACTTGAATTCGAATTATTCAGCGTTGCGCGTATCAGCCATTGGAAGTGTCttttaattacgtaagacaattttgacgATTTTGCATTTGAGCATTCAACATCTTCATTAATGATGTGCCCTTTAGAAACCGTTTGGTGTCCGCTTGCTACTCTGAAGCACATAATCCTTTACGTGCTTCATAGCCGCTTTTGGTTTACTGTTCGTTCCAAGCGTTTTTGACCAGATTAATCGCCCATACCtaagtatggatagcgccactcCTACCAGGAGCTTACGATTGCTGGCAATTACATCAAAACTGTTAGGTATCATCCACAATAGCCGTCCATGCCTTTCTATATGCATATTCAACGTAGCAAGtgaagctaagctaaagctgaTCATTATCGCACAGATTTTCGCGAGATGCATGAATCGCTTGGACTCGATGATGCACTCTCTTTTCGAGATCAGCGCCATTTGCTCAGGATTGCGATTGTTGACAACTACTGCCTCAGTCGTATGGTTAGATAGTCCAAGTTTCCTAAGTCATCCATTCTCAattatggaaatagagtgcgccaCCTTAAGTCTCGACGTTATCCAGTCAGGGGGTCGTCTGCGCTGTTAGGGGGATGGTAATAGGGGCCGCACTGTCAAAGGTCCTtatgtgctcgaagcactcccACTCATACTTCCATGCCTTGCTCGTGTAAGTCGCGTTAAACAAAAAACCTTTATTCTTATTTTTAGAATCCCATACCTACCAACAAACCCGGGGTTGAACCAAAGCGTCCTCCTCGGCCAGTAAATATAACTCCAAATGTGAAGCTCTCTCCATTGGTTGCGAATCACATTGCGGTGTCCTGGTGCACGGAATATAACAGAGGCTATGCTGCGGCCTGTTATCTGGTTCGTAAACTAAGTTCCTCTCAGCTGCTGCAACGCATGAAAACTAAAGGAGTCAAACCGGCCGATTACACACGGGCACTGAGTGAGTTAAAATGTTCCTTACAGGTTTTGTATGTTTTTCTCATTTTTATAATCCATTGTAGTCAAAGAAAAATTGAATGAAGATGCGGATTGTGAGATTGCAACTACAATGTTGAAAGTCTCCTTGGTTTGCCCTCTAGGAAAGATGCGAATGGCGACCCCATGCAGGTAATAGCAATCCAGTACAAGTGGTTCCGAGTTGGTACTCAAAATTACCTGAAAATATGAGTTCGAAACAAACTTGTTTGAAGATGCCAGCAAAATGTAATTCTTACGTTTGATATCTACTTTTTTTCCTCCCGCAGATCATCGACATGCTCGCATTTGCAGTGCTTTGATGCTTCACTGTATCTGCAGATGAACGAGCGTAAACCAACTTGGAACTGTCCCGTCTGCGATAAGGCGGCTATCTACGACAATCTTGTTATCGATGGGTACTACTAGTCCTTCATGAATCCTTCAATCAACATATTCTGATCACCCGCTTTTTTCACAGCTATTTCCAAGAAGTACTTGCATCTAACAAATTGTCTAGTGAAGATAATGAAATTCAGCTTCACAAGGATGGATCGTGGAGTACTCACGTTAAAACCAACGATTCGTGTACTTTGGATACACCCAGCAAGCCAGTTCAAAAAGTCGAAGTTGTTTCGGATGATATTGGTAAGTACACTTTTATATGTTGAAGATACGTAAACTCCAAACTCAAAGCGATCAAATTAACCGATTATGGTATTATTCAAAAGATTTCTAAGAATTTTACCGGAATTGGTTCATTCTAAATCGCAAGATATAGAAATTAGCTAACGTATCAAACATATTTCAACAGAAATAATTACAACGGATCCCCCAAAATCCAGCATCAACCAAGCCAGCGTAATTTCCAGTAGTGAACCTTCTTCGACTACAGCTCCTTCAAATGATACGGTATTGAAAACCTGACAATTTATGCATATATGTCTATTTATTGACCGACAATTCCTCGTAGGTGGATTTGACGCTCAGCGATTCCGATGATGATCTCCCTTTGAAGCGCAAAACAGTAACCCGTGCTGCTGCTGGCGGCCAGAGTGGCACTAATGTAACTACCTCGAGTGCAACCACTGCCGCAAGTACGACGAGTTCTGCAATGACTGCTGCTACAGCTACTGCTTCGGCGGTATCTAAACCAAAAATGAATGGTAGGTCAAATGGAAAACGAACTCTTACAATGATTGACTCTAGACCAGACTCGACGACCGAAAACGGAACTAGACGAAAGAGTGTTCGAGTACAAATCTCGCAAAATGGAAAATTGCGGTAGTTTGTGACGTTTATTTTATATAGCGATAATTAGGCGGACTTAAATGCCATGAAGTCAGAATATTTGTTACGCTTGCCTGAAACATCGGGTAACATTTGGATAGAATTCACCAAATTTGGTCTCTGCAAAATATGGCCAGTTTTCGTGTCTATAATTAAGTTTGATTTGGCATGATAAGCCGCCTAATCATCGCATGTTTTATGTGAACTGCAGTTTGACTTAAGACCAATTCATCAaacttgttttataaaatttgtcaTCTTTATTTCGCACGATTAATAATGTATTATGagtcatatttatattttaatttgctCATAAGCTCAAAAAACATGTTAACTAATTATGCATTCGACCTGAAATAACTCAAACCATGtctgtttttctttcttttttattCACGCAATACACGGGCTAATCTAAAACGCTGAACTTTGGTTGCCCTCGTACGTTGTTTAACCTAAAGATGTGGCTCTTGAGAGCACTGACATAGTCAGCGAAGAAATTATGGATAGTGAAACAAATTGAATGTGTAGATTTCTTTCTCAGATTCGACATAAACAttctagttttatatttttctttttataaaaTGTGGTAAATCTTTATTTGGAATATTGCTTGCTTTCTATAATTTTGAACTAGGTACTACCTATTATCCCGTATCAGTaacttgcattttttttaaacagtcGTTAACAGTAAGATAGGCATGTTGGTCTCATTGAATAAGACATTGTTCCATGATTACCACATTAAAGTTCATTTACAATTAACAAATACAGTTTACTTAGAGCAtcaatctagaaaaaaaaaaacaactaatttaattttaatatcaCTTCACAATACCGTTTTCCCCtggaaaactaaaaaataaaatgaaataccTGAAAACCCTGAAAAGGCGATCAAATCTCCTTTCAATTCTAATACAGAGCTTCTTTTGTGGCATATTTCGTCTGCAACTTATCATCAGAGCACCAGTATTTTCGCTTACCagtgcaaacaaaaaaaaactttaaaaacgcAATCTTTTTCATACGGTTGCTCTCTGGCAACATCCTAAACTGTTGATAaaatcttttgacattatttatattagttaaaaaaaaaattctactaaAACACAATCCCCTGTGAGGATttgtaagtatttttttttcgtgcaaAACATTGTACCATCAGTGGAACAGATTCCACACATTTAAAGGAAATtaaatgttcaaatgtttaccataaaataactatttagtcgatactatttttatgtcacaatgtagATCAAAATATAGGTGATCAGCAACAATATAAAATGAATATGGAAAACATTTATATAATCATTACTTGCATTTGTcactgcatctaagtgttcctatttccgctcacgatATTCAGATTTCATGACGAACATACTAAAAAATGCACTATTTTGAATTCTGTTATTTATCCTGATACTTTTTATGGCCAAACCATATCTACAACAACAATAAAGAAGACTGTAtactaaaatcattttttttaatcaacttgttccattttttgcatgagcgGGAACAcacaaaatagttatttaagcaacaagttgcaaaatgatgattttttcaacacgagtcgtacatttatccaacgaggcttgccgagttggataaatacgaagagtgctgaaaaaatcgagttttgcaacgagttgcgtacaactttttttgcaattacggAAAATGCCGTTACAGTTGGATTATTTCTTGGAGCATaaacatatttcaagaaaaCCCACATGAGCTTCCATGCGTAGTAAAAGCACACTTTTCCTGATCAGGTAAGACGCTGCATACAGTTTTCCCTCAatatcgaaattattattttgtgcTAAATTGCCTGCACGAACCGCCACATGAAGCTCCCAGGCAAGAGTGAACAAAATAAACTCTTCGTCCGCAAGACGATCATATTCCAACAGATTCCAACTCAGAATCCATCACAGTCAACTAGCCCCTGACTTCATATTGATTGAACGATCCAATTCGACTCAATTCGGATCTTCAAACGGATGTACAATTTGTTTAACGGAGCCGAACCAGCCGCAGGCAGCAAgcaagtagcacttttcagcactgtttctcttggtaggaaaagtaggccattatgtCGATCAATTTCTTGTTAAAAAGTAGGCTGATATACAACGGAATTGCAACAATACTTTTCTTCCAATTCGTTTACTTAAAGGCTCACCCGCCGTACCCAGCTTAACAGAGCCGATTTCTACTTCGTAAAGGTACAGTACctttaattaatttttgttcGGGTAAACTATTCTTTCCACCAGAAAGTGAATCGATTTCCGCATGATCGGTGTTTGGGGAACACTGATCAGAGCAAGTTTACAAAAATACTTACTGATATAATAGTCGCAGGGTCTTGTGCTTCTAATATGAAGAATTATTTAAACCAATAAAAATAATGTCAGACGGCGTTAATTGACGATATCCGTGCGAAAAAGATTGCATTTTTATACGAAACATCCatttttacactagtgagcTGTAATAGGGACATGCGTGGCTACTGGTGCGCTGATGGTACAAAGGTCATGTAAGATCTCTTGACTATGTATTTAATGTGCGGTGATGTTTATTTCACTATATTAACTACCAATGCTAGACAGTCATCGGCAAATCCATAAATAGGAAAATCGCTATTATAGAATTGTCTCAATAGCGTAACTGCTACGAGATTACACAATAAGTTATGATAGTACTTCCATGTGAGGgcaaataaattttcgaaaCGATGCAATTTTGGGAAGAAGTCTTGAATTTGATAAATCCATTATGcccaggctatcgacatgcatggagacaccatcttctatggcgacagagggctcgattggcttgtcagatagatcgggcccgggacatcctgtctactgcaaatcgctgcagttgatatagagcaggcctgcccaacctttttggcttttttcaacataaatggttggtgcgttcgcaagaatataccgatatgaacaaaattagtctcaaatgaaagcttggtagtatattggtctaatccatgctgcaaatttaaaatttttatcaaCCACTTTGCTACCGATGCaattaagtccaaaaaatgatccggcccgcgggccggactGATTTTTACCTTTGCTTGGATCGCTAGCGaagagtttgatataaatttaaaattttcagcatggattagacagatatactacaaagctttcatttgagactaattttgttcatattggtctattcttgcgaacgcaccaaccatttatgtcgaaaaagagccaaaaaggttgggcaggcctgatatAGAGCATGTCCATTGCCTGATTATGCCGTATGAGTTCTCAGTttgtttttctggaatttctgaaactctTGATACTtatattcaagttttcaaaGTGCACATAACAATTCGTCAACTCTTGAATAATGCTATCAGTTCGAGCGTTagatttttgttaaagtttttttttattaaaaggttAAAATTAtctaattttgagaaaaattaaaaaaaaaattaaaattgagcaTACAGTTCAAAATTCAGTTTCTTATCGACTTTCCAAGGGATTGACATGAATTTGAAggcaaaaaagatttaagcaaaagttttagaaaatgcCCACGATAAGATGCCGACAAAATGTCTTCTCACTGTTAATAGCTTAACTGTTCATCATTTCCACCTATGACTTCAATAAAGCATATTTGAAACCGAGCCTTTTGTGTAATTTTGTTTAGACTTTTACATGGTCAGAAAATTGatacatttttattcaaaacattgaaacttttaccaacaatctggaccttgagcgttttcaaattgtttcactATCATTTTAACCTCTTGTTTCACAATTACTTTGTTCTTTCCATTGTATGTGTTAAAAGATAGCAACTGTAATGAATGATTTGAACATTTGAATGTAATGGGGTTACCCCGAATTACATAAGGTCAGTTGACATAAAGTCGTTCGACATGAAGCCATTTGGCGTAATTAACCGACCAAgacccatttggcataatggccatttgacATAACATGAAGAAACGCCTATTTAAAAAGAGAGGCATAACTATGGTGCACACCAAGTCATGCCAAATGGCTACTCAGTGTTCATAAGGTAttcaaatggcattatgccatatGGGCTACCCCCATAAACAACATGGACTAGAAGGCTCTAAGTCGTCCATTTTGAATTTAAAACCGAAACAAACAGTTTCAAAGGCATTGTCAAATAATGTATATTGCGTTAATATAGTATAAGCCAAATCgcattgatcgatttttctttgtTAATTTGATTAATCagtataaaatttaattttcgtggTTAGTATAGTGTCATAACAACCACACAAATCGATATATAATCTTCATTGATTTTCTCTCTCGTTAACAACTTGGTCTAGCGAACGTTTTCGATCATTGCAGATACGCCGTTTTGAAACTCAATGCGAGAACTTTATTACCTAAGATCACTTTGTTTAATGGAGAAATTGAAAGTCAGTGTGATATTTGGGAAAAGA
Coding sequences within it:
- the LOC110680252 gene encoding E3 SUMO-protein ligase PIAS2-like gives rise to the protein MDKPEMLQPNEYDKNPIPTNKPGVEPKRPPRPVNITPNVKLSPLVANHIAVSWCTEYNRGYAAACYLVRKLSSSQLLQRMKTKGVKPADYTRALIKEKLNEDADCEIATTMLKVSLVCPLGKMRMATPCRSSTCSHLQCFDASLYLQMNERKPTWNCPVCDKAAIYDNLVIDGYFQEVLASNKLSSEDNEIQLHKDGSWSTHVKTNDSCTLDTPSKPVQKVEVVSDDIEIITTDPPKSSINQASVISSSEPSSTTAPSNDTVDLTLSDSDDDLPLKRKTVTRAAAGGQSGTNVTTSSATTAASTTSSAMTAATATASAVSKPKMNEDASQSVISLDSPSPPSTPNPPAYNSGVSAMSNNVSSTTASTPTIPYQLPISPLEQASNLPLNPLALNRYEPAPEDVQSYIYNRLINDAQELSYLTSQWSVQGYMHGATNGEDMHNLQR